One genomic region from Panthera tigris isolate Pti1 chromosome D1, P.tigris_Pti1_mat1.1, whole genome shotgun sequence encodes:
- the LOC102950926 gene encoding olfactory receptor 5B2-like — protein sequence MKNRTDVTDFILLGLTDNPELQFPLFIMFMLIYLVTLIGNLGMIVLILLDSRLHTPMYFFLSNLSLVDFCYSSTVTPKVMAGLLMGDKVISYNACAAQMFFFAVFATVENYLLASMAYDRYAAVCKPLHYTTTMTTGLCARLAIGSYACGVLNASINIGDTFSLSFCVSSVVHHFFCDIPAVMTLTCSDKHKSELILVFISSFNVFFALFVIFISYLFIFTTILKIHSGEGYQKALSTCVSHLITVSIFYATVIIMYLQPSSSHSMDTDKITSVFYTVLIPMLNPVVYSLRNKEVKNAFKKVVKKANFSLGFVLMK from the coding sequence ATGAAGAATCGTACAGACGTGACCGATTTCATCCTGCTGGGACTAACCGATAACCCAGAACTGCAGTTTCCTCTCTTTATAATGTTCATGCTCATCTACCTCGTCACTCTGATTGGAAACCTGGGGATGATCGTGCTGATCTTGCTGGACTCTCGTCTCCACACTCCTATGTATTTCTTCCTCAGTAACCTGTCTCTGGTTGACTTTTGTTACTCCTCAACAGTCACTCCCAAGGTCATGGCTGGGCTCCTAATGGGAGACAAGGTCATCTCCTACAATGCATGTGCTGCCCAGATGTTCTTTTTTGCAGTCTTTGCCACTGTGGAAAATTACCTCTTGGCCTcaatggcctatgaccgctatgcaGCAGTGTGCAAACCCCTCCATTACACCACCACCATGACGACAGGTTTGTGTGCTCGTCTGGCCATAGGCTCGTATGCCTGTGGTGTCTTAAATGCCTCTATAAACATTGGAGACACCTTtagtctctctttctgtgtgtccaGTGTGGTTCATCACTTTTTCTGTGATATTCCAGCTGTCATGACTTTGACGTGCTCTGATAAACACAAAAGTGAGCTGATTCTTGTTTTTATCTCAAGCTTCAATGTCTTTTTTGCActttttgttatctttatttCCTACCTGTTCATATTTACTACCATTCTGAAGATACACTCAGGTGAGGGATACCAGAAGGCTTTATCCACCTGTGTGTCTCACCTCATTACAGTTTCCATATTTTATGCGACAGTCATCATCATGTACTTACAGCCAAGTTCCAGCCATTCCATGGACACAGACAAAATCACATCCGTGTTCTACACTGTGCTCATCCCCATGCTGAACCCTGTGGTCTATAGCCTGAGGAACAAAGAGGTCAAGAATGCATTCAAAAAGGTTGTTAAAAAGGCAAATTTTTCTCTAGGTTTTGTCTTAATGAAGTAG
- the LOC102951225 gene encoding olfactory receptor 5B3-like, giving the protein MDNRTEVTQFILLGLTSDPELQVPLFIVFTLIYLITLVGNLGIIALILLDSRLHTPMYFFLSNLSLVDLCYSTAVTPKVMAGLLIRDKVISYNACAAQMFFFAAFATVESYLLASMAYDRYAAVCRPLHYTTTMTTGVCACLAIGSYTCGFLNASIHTGDTFRLSFCMSNVIHHFFCDVPAVMVLSCSDRRVSELVLVYVVSFNSFFALMVILISYIFIFITILKMHSSTGYQKALSTCASHLSAVSIFYGTVIFMYLQPSSSHSMDTDKMASVFYTMVIPMLNPVVYSLRNKEVKSALMKVISEAKLSLRL; this is encoded by the coding sequence ATGGATAACAGGACAGAAGTGACTCAGTTCATCTTGCTGGGACTAACCAGTGATCCAGAACTGCAGGTTCCCCTCTTTATCGTGTTCACCCTCATCTACCTCATCACTCTGGTTGGAAACCTGGGGATAATAGCGTTGATTCTGTTGGACTCTCGTCTCCACactcccatgtactttttcctcagTAACCTGTCTCTGGTGGACCTTTGTTACTCTACAGCTGTCACTCCCAAGGTCATGGCTGGATTACTTATAAGAGATAAGGTCATCTCCTACAATGCATGTGCTGCTCAGATGTTCTTTTTTGCAGCCTTTGCCACTGTGGAGAGTTACCTGTTGGCTTcaatggcctatgaccgctatgcaGCAGTGTGCAGACCCCTCCATTACACCACCACCATGACgacaggtgtgtgtgcatgtctggcCATAGGTTCCTACACCTGTGGTTTCCTGAATGCCTCTATCCACACTGGAGACACATTCAGACTCTCCTTTTGTATGTCCAATGTGATTCATCATTTTTTCTGTGATGTTCCTGCAGTCATGGTTCTTTCTTGCTCTGATAGACGTGTCAGTGAGCTGGTTCTTGTTTATGTAGTGAGCTTCAACAGCTTTTTTGCTCTCATGGTTATCTTGATTTCCTACATATTCATATTTATCACCATCCTAAAGATGCACTCATCTACAGGATATCAGAAGGCTTTATCTACCTGTGCTTCTCACCTCTCTGCAGTCTCCATCTTCTATGGGACAGTCATTTTTATGTACTTACAGCCCAGTTCCAGCCATTCCATGGACACAGACAAAATGGCATCTGTGTTCTACACCATGGTCATCCCCATGCTGAACCCTGTGGTCTATAGCCTGAGGAACAAAGAGGTTAAGAGTGCACTCATGAAGGTCATTTCAGAGGCAAAATTATCTTTAAGATTGTGA